Proteins encoded by one window of Syntrophorhabdaceae bacterium:
- a CDS encoding DUF1003 domain-containing protein, producing MNPDIYAVAKRLLHREFESLSPAEQNVIRRFAERLHVSRNAHEERQAQLTFGQRLADSVAAFGGSWTFIVSFAIVLCLWVALNSFLLIRWKSSFDPYPYILLNLVLSMLAAIQAPVILMSQNRQAANDRVDAEHDYEVNLKAELEIMSLHEKIDILREKQWADLLATQQEQIEILHKLIESTRTGNQG from the coding sequence ATGAACCCCGATATCTATGCGGTAGCCAAGCGATTGCTCCACAGGGAATTTGAATCTCTGAGTCCGGCTGAACAGAATGTGATCCGGCGCTTTGCAGAGCGTCTTCATGTCAGCAGGAATGCCCATGAGGAGCGTCAGGCTCAACTCACATTCGGCCAGCGTCTTGCCGATTCCGTGGCGGCGTTTGGTGGCTCCTGGACGTTCATCGTCTCGTTCGCGATAGTTCTCTGTTTGTGGGTCGCGCTCAATTCCTTTCTTCTCATCAGATGGAAAAGCTCCTTTGATCCATACCCGTACATCCTGTTGAATCTGGTGCTCTCCATGCTTGCAGCTATCCAGGCGCCTGTGATCCTCATGTCACAGAACCGGCAGGCAGCAAACGACAGGGTAGACGCCGAGCATGATTACGAAGTGAATCTCAAGGCTGAACTCGAGATTATGTCTTTGCACGAGAAGATAGATATCCTGCGGGAGAAACAGTGGGCGGACCTGCTCGCCACGCAACAGGAACAGATAGAGATTCTCCATAAGTTGATAGAGTCAACCCGTACCGGTAATCAGGGGTAA
- a CDS encoding DUF6504 family protein, which translates to MSERLISEPIRPITSTCDTLRMAAGEPGLPLKFIWRGATIEVANVLRIWHETGRCRHGSEELYVRKHWYEVGMPGAGVMKIYFERQPRRGRKGSRWWLFSITEPDEVTCNPNLQL; encoded by the coding sequence ATGTCTGAACGCTTGATCAGCGAACCTATAAGGCCGATCACATCAACCTGCGACACATTACGCATGGCGGCAGGAGAACCCGGCCTGCCCCTTAAGTTCATCTGGCGAGGGGCTACCATCGAGGTAGCTAATGTGTTGCGCATCTGGCATGAGACAGGCAGGTGCCGTCACGGAAGTGAGGAGCTGTACGTACGAAAACACTGGTATGAGGTCGGTATGCCAGGAGCGGGCGTCATGAAAATCTATTTCGAGAGACAACCGCGGCGGGGACGTAAGGGCTCACGATGGTGGCTCTTCAGCATTACCGAACCGGATGAAGTCACGTGTAATCCCAATTTGCAATTATGA